In Symmachiella dynata, the following are encoded in one genomic region:
- a CDS encoding adenylate/guanylate cyclase domain-containing protein, whose translation MTYTPRTGGQQRRHDDAQPDLPATTTTHVTDRVRRAFLATKRDELLTPVRVISDVSGHILTVARDMDQPGFSGDILKIQSAGESLTALVHQILAPAAPGEPTVDDESVRSRLRHDMLNELNPVINYSEMWLEDAEEQFLSGFIPELRLIHNAGLRSAELVDKILAAWDIDASVVAPDLGDLDHLHAIFDYKKDAAIATEQGHVLVVDDNDINRDILSRHLEIQGHTVATARDGNEALELLNDGDFDLMLLDIVMPGINGFEVLARTKSDPRLRETPIIMISALEEMEIVARCIELGAEDYLPKPFNPVVLKARVGACLEKRRFRQREISYLNRIEQEKQRADELLHVILPADIVSELKTTNEVVPRRYDNVAVLFADIVNFTPYCDQHSPEDVVSNLQKLVVIWEEIALRHGVQKVKTIGDAFMAACGLFGDSDEPVLNCVRCGLEMIQATLDLPIGWNVRIGIHTGSVVGGVLGRRQYLFDLWGDTVNTAARMESHGIKGSVVLSREAWSRIENDSHGTPLGAITVKGKGDMEMFRFDGFNETPPSQS comes from the coding sequence ATGACATACACGCCTCGGACGGGTGGCCAACAGCGTCGTCACGATGACGCACAGCCTGACCTTCCCGCCACCACCACCACACATGTGACCGACCGCGTCCGACGGGCGTTCTTGGCCACCAAACGGGACGAATTGCTGACACCGGTCCGCGTGATCAGCGACGTCAGCGGTCACATTCTCACAGTCGCCCGCGACATGGATCAGCCCGGCTTCTCCGGGGACATCCTCAAAATTCAATCCGCCGGCGAGTCGCTCACAGCTTTGGTGCATCAAATCCTGGCCCCGGCGGCGCCGGGAGAACCGACCGTCGATGACGAGTCGGTCCGTTCGCGACTGCGGCACGATATGCTCAACGAACTCAACCCGGTCATCAACTATTCAGAGATGTGGCTGGAAGATGCCGAGGAGCAATTTCTGTCCGGCTTCATTCCCGAACTGCGGCTGATTCATAACGCGGGATTGCGTTCGGCCGAACTGGTCGACAAAATTTTGGCCGCTTGGGATATCGATGCGTCCGTCGTGGCCCCCGACCTGGGAGACTTGGATCACCTGCACGCGATTTTCGACTACAAAAAGGATGCCGCCATCGCCACGGAACAGGGACATGTGTTGGTCGTCGACGATAACGACATCAATCGCGACATTCTCAGTCGGCATTTAGAAATCCAAGGACACACGGTCGCCACCGCGCGGGACGGCAACGAAGCGTTGGAATTGCTCAACGATGGCGACTTCGATTTGATGCTCCTGGATATCGTCATGCCCGGCATCAACGGTTTCGAAGTCCTCGCACGGACGAAAAGCGATCCGCGGTTACGAGAAACACCGATCATCATGATTTCCGCACTAGAGGAAATGGAAATCGTCGCCCGCTGTATCGAATTGGGTGCCGAAGACTATCTCCCCAAACCCTTTAACCCCGTCGTTCTCAAAGCACGGGTCGGCGCCTGTTTAGAAAAACGGCGGTTCCGGCAACGCGAAATCTCCTACCTGAATCGCATCGAGCAAGAAAAACAGCGTGCCGACGAGTTGCTGCACGTGATTCTGCCGGCCGATATCGTTTCGGAACTCAAGACCACCAACGAGGTTGTGCCCCGCCGCTACGATAATGTCGCCGTCTTATTCGCCGATATCGTCAATTTTACTCCCTATTGTGATCAGCACTCCCCCGAAGATGTTGTTTCCAATTTGCAAAAACTCGTCGTCATCTGGGAAGAAATTGCCCTACGGCACGGCGTGCAAAAAGTCAAAACCATCGGCGATGCGTTTATGGCGGCCTGCGGGCTGTTTGGGGACAGTGACGAACCGGTGCTGAACTGTGTCCGCTGTGGATTGGAAATGATCCAAGCCACGCTTGATTTGCCCATTGGCTGGAACGTCCGCATCGGCATCCACACCGGGTCGGTCGTCGGCGGTGTGCTCGGTCGCCGGCAATACCTGTTTGACCTGTGGGGCGACACGGTGAACACCGCCGCACGCATGGAAAGTCACGGCATCAAAGGCTCAGTCGTCCTCAGCCGTGAAGCCTGGAGCCGTATCGAAAACGACAGCCACGGCACGCCGCTGGGAGCGATTACCGTCAAAGGCAAAGGCGACATGGAGATGTTCCGCTTCGACGGTTTTAACGAGACGCCGCCATCGCAATCGTGA
- a CDS encoding response regulator encodes MPKILLVDDTEDNRDMLTRRLQKRGFDVVGAVNGVDACEKANSEAPDLVLMDMQMPVMDGYEATRTIKKAAETCDIPIIGLTAHAMAGDREKALAAGCDDYEAKPINFSQLLETIQTLLEKRSTP; translated from the coding sequence ATGCCGAAGATTTTGCTTGTTGACGACACCGAAGACAATCGCGACATGCTGACGCGCCGTCTTCAAAAGCGAGGTTTTGATGTCGTGGGCGCTGTCAACGGCGTCGATGCCTGCGAAAAGGCCAACTCCGAAGCGCCCGACTTGGTCTTGATGGACATGCAGATGCCCGTGATGGATGGCTACGAAGCGACGCGGACGATCAAAAAGGCGGCCGAAACTTGCGACATCCCCATCATTGGCCTGACCGCACATGCCATGGCGGGCGATCGCGAAAAAGCTTTGGCCGCCGGTTGCGACGACTACGAAGCCAAGCCGATCAATTTTTCTCAATTGCTCGAAACCATCCAAACCCTGTTGGAAAAACGGTCCACCCCATGA